In one Streptomyces sp. NBC_00597 genomic region, the following are encoded:
- the dpgC gene encoding (3,5-dihydroxyphenyl)acetyl-CoA 1,2-dioxygenase DpgC — MSAAALDAPFWTPDPPFFGGSLAGDADLLAAFTAAGEDQLGVLPAKPDRGPAQQRFADGVFAACRAARRAFLARHAEAVYDELTDGRTRLVRLPDLVSAAAERFPGLTPGREQMAAEAALVQADKEGREIDQGIFCSAVLHSPTAGRHLIDAMLAPTPRARQLLGAFRAADRIELDTVLVERRGHAAHVTFRNAHTLNAEDNRLIADLETAVDLVLLDDRIRVGVLRGDEVNHPRYAGRRVFSAGINLKDLRNGDISFVEFLLGRELGYLNKIYRGLLTAPEHTAWADRTVQKPWVGAVDSFAIGGGMQLLLVLDRVIAEEGAYFSLPAAEEGIVPGLGNLRLGRLTGARVARQVILGGRRIDAGDPDARLVCDEVVAAGDMADAVERAVAELGAPAVAANRRMLALTEEPLDSYRTYLAEFALVQAGRSYSDDVLAKVERRWQQSQSRRG; from the coding sequence ATGAGTGCCGCCGCGCTGGACGCCCCGTTCTGGACACCTGACCCGCCCTTCTTCGGCGGCAGCCTGGCCGGCGATGCCGATCTGCTGGCCGCCTTCACTGCGGCGGGCGAGGACCAGCTGGGCGTGCTACCGGCCAAGCCGGACCGCGGGCCCGCCCAACAACGCTTCGCCGACGGCGTGTTCGCCGCCTGCCGGGCAGCCCGCCGGGCCTTCCTGGCACGGCACGCCGAGGCCGTGTACGACGAGCTCACCGACGGCCGGACCCGTCTGGTCCGGCTGCCCGACCTGGTGAGCGCCGCCGCCGAACGCTTCCCGGGGCTGACCCCCGGCCGGGAGCAGATGGCCGCCGAGGCGGCGCTCGTCCAGGCGGACAAGGAGGGGCGCGAGATCGACCAGGGCATCTTCTGCTCGGCTGTCCTGCACTCCCCCACCGCCGGCCGGCACCTCATCGACGCCATGCTTGCACCCACCCCCCGCGCCCGGCAGCTGCTCGGGGCGTTCCGGGCCGCGGACCGGATCGAGCTGGACACGGTGCTCGTCGAACGCCGCGGCCACGCCGCCCACGTGACGTTCCGCAACGCGCACACCCTGAACGCCGAGGACAACCGGCTGATCGCCGACCTGGAGACGGCGGTCGACCTGGTCCTGCTCGACGACCGGATCCGCGTGGGGGTGCTCCGCGGGGACGAGGTGAACCACCCCCGCTACGCGGGGCGCCGGGTGTTCAGCGCCGGCATCAACCTCAAGGACCTGCGCAACGGGGACATCTCGTTCGTCGAGTTCCTGCTCGGCCGGGAGCTCGGCTACCTGAACAAGATCTACCGCGGCCTACTGACCGCGCCCGAGCACACCGCCTGGGCCGACCGCACCGTCCAGAAGCCCTGGGTGGGGGCCGTCGACTCCTTCGCCATCGGCGGGGGCATGCAGCTGCTGCTCGTGCTCGACCGGGTGATCGCCGAGGAGGGCGCGTACTTCAGCCTGCCCGCCGCCGAGGAGGGCATCGTGCCCGGACTCGGCAACCTGCGGCTGGGCCGGCTGACCGGGGCACGCGTAGCCCGCCAGGTGATACTCGGCGGCCGCAGGATCGACGCGGGCGACCCCGACGCCCGGCTGGTCTGCGACGAGGTGGTGGCGGCCGGCGACATGGCGGACGCCGTCGAGCGCGCCGTCGCGGAACTCGGCGCGCCCGCCGTGGCGGCCAACCGGCGGATGCTCGCACTCACCGAGGAGCCGCTGGACTCGTACCGCACCTACCTGGCCGAGTTCGCGCTGGTCCAGGCAGGCCGCTCGTACAGCGACGACGTCCTCGCCAAGGTCGAGCGGCGCTGGCAGCAGTCACAGTCCCGGCGCGGGTGA
- the dpgB gene encoding enoyl-CoA-hydratase DpgB: MNINRVEIDPARPLAELTATVNTLCDETEKAAGKTAVVLHLASSSGDSPWPGEIGVSAVNRWERAVRRLERLDAATVVVAEGVCAGPALDLLLAVDFRVGVPGLVVNLPVNDGHFWPGMALYRLVQLLGVRRARQLVMWGADITLAGALELGIVDRSGDGVEEAVRAATALTGHLADRETALRRQLISEAATADYDEALGIHLAACDRELRRLHTAAAARADQAVKAAS; this comes from the coding sequence ATGAACATCAACCGCGTAGAGATCGATCCGGCGCGCCCCCTCGCCGAGCTGACGGCGACCGTCAACACCCTCTGCGACGAGACCGAGAAGGCGGCGGGCAAGACCGCCGTGGTCCTGCACCTCGCTTCCTCCTCGGGCGACTCCCCCTGGCCCGGCGAGATCGGCGTCTCCGCCGTCAACCGCTGGGAGCGCGCCGTCCGCCGGCTGGAGCGGCTCGACGCCGCCACCGTCGTCGTCGCTGAGGGCGTCTGCGCCGGACCGGCCCTGGACCTCCTGCTGGCCGTGGACTTCCGCGTCGGCGTGCCCGGACTGGTGGTCAACCTGCCGGTCAACGACGGGCACTTCTGGCCCGGCATGGCCCTCTACCGCCTGGTTCAGCTCCTCGGGGTCCGGCGGGCCCGCCAGCTCGTCATGTGGGGCGCCGACATCACCCTCGCGGGCGCCCTCGAACTCGGCATCGTCGATCGCAGCGGTGACGGCGTCGAGGAGGCCGTCCGCGCGGCGACCGCGCTGACCGGCCACCTCGCGGACCGGGAGACGGCGCTGCGCCGCCAGCTGATCTCCGAGGCCGCGACGGCCGACTACGACGAGGCCCTCGGCATCCACCTCGCCGCCTGCGACCGGGAGCTGCGCCGCCTGCACACGGCGGCGGCCGCCCGCGCGGACCAGGCCGTGAAGGCCGCGTCATGA
- a CDS encoding M1 family metallopeptidase, whose translation MNGQKTAVSDPYFPANGDSRYRVHRYELALEYRPGPNRLAGTARLSAIAGRAPLTEFQLNLAEFRIGRVMVNGRAPQYTHRGGRLRIRPAKPLPAGAAFTVEVHWAGNPKPVRSPWGGLGWEELADGALVASQPVGAPSWYPCNDRPADKASYQISVNTPSAYTVVAGGRLLTRTTKASTTTWVYEQPAPTSSYLVGLSIGVYQTVLLGDPGLGGVPQSAYVPAHLLPRFSRDFARQPAMMQLFEELFGPYPFAEYAVVVTEEELDVPVEAQGLSLFGANHVDGARGSERLVAHELAHQWFGNSVTIADWRHIWLNEGFAKYAEWLWSERSGGRTAHAQAAAAHRLLTSQPQDLRLVDPGRKLMFDDRLYQRGGLALHAVRCALGEEAFFRMLRDWATVHRHGVVSTAGFTTHVARYAADPVDDLFSAWLYGASLPPLPSPPPAVRPSAPAKPGYPPTNGRPAGRSSA comes from the coding sequence ATGAACGGCCAGAAGACAGCGGTATCGGACCCGTACTTTCCGGCCAACGGCGACTCCCGTTACCGCGTGCACCGGTACGAACTCGCTCTGGAGTACCGGCCCGGCCCCAACCGGCTGGCCGGCACCGCCCGACTGAGTGCGATCGCCGGGCGGGCGCCGCTCACCGAGTTCCAGCTGAACCTGGCCGAGTTCCGGATAGGTCGGGTCATGGTGAACGGCCGGGCCCCGCAGTACACCCACCGGGGCGGCAGGCTCCGGATCCGGCCGGCCAAGCCGCTGCCCGCCGGCGCCGCCTTCACCGTGGAGGTGCACTGGGCGGGCAACCCCAAGCCGGTCCGCAGCCCCTGGGGCGGCCTCGGCTGGGAGGAACTGGCCGACGGCGCACTGGTGGCCAGCCAGCCGGTCGGCGCACCCTCCTGGTACCCCTGCAACGACCGGCCCGCCGACAAGGCCTCGTACCAGATCTCGGTCAACACCCCGTCCGCCTACACGGTGGTGGCCGGCGGCCGGCTCCTCACGCGGACGACCAAGGCCAGCACGACCACCTGGGTGTACGAGCAGCCCGCACCGACCTCCAGCTACCTGGTCGGCCTGTCCATCGGCGTGTACCAGACGGTGCTGCTCGGCGACCCCGGGCTCGGCGGCGTTCCGCAGAGCGCCTACGTACCGGCGCACCTGCTGCCGCGGTTCTCCCGCGACTTCGCCCGGCAGCCCGCCATGATGCAGCTCTTCGAAGAGCTGTTCGGGCCCTACCCCTTCGCCGAGTACGCGGTGGTCGTCACCGAAGAGGAACTCGACGTCCCGGTGGAGGCCCAGGGCCTGTCCCTGTTCGGCGCCAACCACGTCGACGGCGCACGGGGCTCGGAACGCCTCGTCGCGCACGAGCTCGCCCACCAGTGGTTCGGCAACAGCGTGACCATCGCCGACTGGCGGCACATCTGGCTGAACGAGGGCTTCGCGAAGTACGCCGAATGGCTGTGGTCGGAGCGCTCCGGCGGCCGTACGGCGCACGCGCAGGCGGCGGCCGCACACCGGTTGCTGACCTCGCAGCCACAGGATCTGCGACTGGTCGACCCGGGCCGCAAACTGATGTTCGACGACCGCCTGTACCAGCGCGGCGGGCTCGCGCTGCACGCGGTCCGCTGCGCCCTGGGCGAGGAGGCGTTCTTCCGCATGCTCCGCGACTGGGCCACCGTGCACCGCCACGGCGTGGTGAGCACCGCCGGCTTCACCACCCATGTGGCCCGGTACGCGGCCGATCCGGTCGACGACCTGTTCTCGGCCTGGCTGTACGGGGCGTCCCTGCCGCCGCTGCCCTCGCCGCCGCCGGCCGTACGACCGTCGGCGCCGGCGAAGCCCGGGTACCCGCCGACGAACGGCCGGCCGGCGGGCCGGTCCTCCGCCTGA
- a CDS encoding epoxide hydrolase family protein → MPDAPPRPEPFTPQTAPAELRDLRARLRATRWPDTPEDAGWSLGTDLDYLRELVAYWADGFDWPAQEAALARLPHFRVPLDGGSGLRVHFVHARAATPAGTVLPLVLSHGWPDSFWRYSKVIPLLTDPGAHGADPADAFDVVVPDLPGYGYSDRPTGPPLDTIAVAGLWAELMGVLGYERFGAAGGDLGSHVSRYLGLDHADRVVAVHRTDAGLPLYTGDPADLAPEERTWLAEAAAWGAAEGAYAAVQRTKPQTAAFGLTDSPAGLAAWIVEKLRAWSDCDGDIERRFTKDEILTNVTLYWLTRTIGSSMRMYRANAAIPPAQHARRVEVPSGFSLFHGDVVRPPRAWLERTANVVRVTEPPRGGHFAPFEEPELYAEELRAFFRPYRPSPP, encoded by the coding sequence ATGCCGGACGCCCCTCCCCGCCCCGAGCCGTTCACCCCGCAGACCGCCCCCGCGGAGCTACGGGACCTGCGCGCGCGGCTGCGTGCGACGCGGTGGCCGGACACGCCCGAGGACGCCGGCTGGTCGCTCGGGACCGACCTTGACTATCTGCGCGAGCTCGTCGCCTACTGGGCGGACGGCTTCGACTGGCCGGCGCAGGAGGCGGCGCTCGCCCGGCTCCCGCACTTCCGGGTGCCGCTCGACGGCGGATCCGGGCTGAGGGTCCACTTCGTGCACGCCCGGGCCGCGACGCCGGCCGGGACCGTCCTGCCGCTGGTCCTCAGCCACGGCTGGCCGGACTCGTTCTGGCGCTACTCCAAGGTGATCCCGCTCCTCACCGACCCCGGTGCGCACGGCGCCGATCCCGCCGACGCGTTCGACGTGGTCGTCCCCGACCTGCCGGGCTACGGATACTCCGACCGCCCCACGGGCCCGCCCCTCGACACCATCGCCGTCGCCGGGCTGTGGGCCGAGCTCATGGGGGTCCTCGGCTACGAGCGGTTCGGCGCGGCGGGCGGGGACCTCGGCAGCCACGTCAGCCGCTACCTCGGCCTCGACCACGCCGACCGGGTCGTGGCCGTCCACCGCACCGACGCGGGCCTGCCGCTCTACACCGGCGACCCGGCGGACCTCGCACCCGAGGAGCGCACCTGGCTCGCGGAGGCCGCCGCATGGGGTGCGGCCGAGGGCGCGTACGCCGCCGTGCAGCGGACGAAGCCCCAGACGGCCGCCTTCGGCCTCACCGACTCGCCGGCCGGGCTCGCCGCGTGGATCGTCGAGAAGCTCCGGGCGTGGAGCGACTGCGACGGCGACATCGAACGGCGCTTCACGAAGGACGAGATCCTCACGAACGTCACGCTGTACTGGCTCACGCGGACGATCGGCTCGTCGATGCGCATGTACCGGGCGAACGCCGCGATCCCGCCCGCACAACACGCCCGCCGGGTCGAGGTGCCGTCCGGCTTCTCGCTCTTCCACGGCGACGTCGTCCGCCCGCCGCGCGCCTGGCTGGAACGCACGGCGAACGTCGTGCGCGTGACCGAGCCCCCGCGCGGCGGCCACTTCGCACCGTTCGAGGAGCCCGAGCTGTACGCGGAGGAGCTCCGTGCCTTCTTCCGTCCCTACCGGCCGTCCCCGCCGTAA
- a CDS encoding protein kinase: protein MTAGEAYGAELVDRLLGGRYRVTAMIGRGGMGVVARAVDELLGREVAVKVMRAYTDASAAELADLRTRMQREAQAAARIRHAGVVTVHDVTEEEGLPVIVMELVDGPSLDDVLDERGPLGPREAAAIGARLMDALDAAHRAGVLHRDVKPANVLLERDGRVVLTDFGIATLEPSGDEDMTKLTRSGDIIGSLDYLPPERAQGREPGPASDIWSLGMTLYSAVEGTSPFRRTSAWSTLSAIVTEPLPQPLRAGALTPVLHALMAKEPGSRPTAGQAREMLQAVADGRTAPAAAAPVPQSAATPPTTPPPAGGSAVPAGAPVPAPGYGAAPVAHPQPSPQPPHPGRPETAAQPGPRIAPQAAGTGRAARGRIVIAAAVAVVLVGGGVTYAVVGKHGGKGGGQAQTTRRPSLPQDAKPPKPGKDAGKPGKSPAATPKPAPSGKSGGPAPQASTSPTAEPGPVSTSCTGWNHEDRNAGTYGFMAGSYHLTTGPYQSCPAVAMAKSGTKLQYQCYVVNAYGNKWTYVRAADAAASGWMSNDNLTRQSGPLTRC, encoded by the coding sequence GTGACGGCGGGGGAGGCGTACGGCGCGGAGCTGGTCGACAGGTTGCTAGGCGGGCGGTACCGGGTGACCGCGATGATCGGACGCGGTGGCATGGGGGTCGTCGCCCGCGCGGTCGATGAACTGCTCGGCCGGGAAGTCGCCGTGAAGGTCATGCGGGCCTACACCGATGCCTCCGCGGCCGAACTGGCAGATCTGCGCACCCGCATGCAGCGCGAAGCGCAGGCCGCCGCCCGCATCCGGCACGCCGGCGTGGTCACCGTGCACGACGTGACCGAGGAAGAGGGCCTGCCGGTCATCGTGATGGAACTCGTCGACGGTCCCTCCCTCGACGACGTACTGGACGAGCGCGGCCCGCTCGGGCCGCGCGAGGCCGCCGCGATCGGCGCCCGGCTGATGGACGCGCTGGACGCCGCACACCGCGCCGGGGTCCTGCACCGCGACGTCAAACCGGCGAACGTGCTGCTGGAGCGGGACGGACGGGTCGTGCTCACCGACTTCGGCATCGCCACCCTGGAGCCCTCGGGTGACGAGGACATGACCAAGCTGACCCGCAGCGGCGACATCATCGGCTCCCTGGACTACCTCCCGCCGGAGCGCGCCCAGGGCAGGGAGCCCGGCCCCGCGTCGGACATCTGGTCGCTCGGCATGACGCTCTACTCCGCGGTGGAGGGCACGTCACCGTTCCGCCGTACGTCCGCCTGGTCCACGCTGTCGGCGATCGTCACCGAGCCGCTGCCGCAGCCCCTCCGGGCCGGCGCACTCACGCCCGTACTGCACGCGCTGATGGCGAAAGAGCCGGGGAGCAGGCCCACCGCCGGCCAGGCGCGCGAGATGCTGCAAGCGGTGGCCGACGGCAGGACCGCGCCCGCGGCCGCCGCGCCGGTACCGCAGTCCGCAGCCACCCCACCGACGACGCCCCCGCCGGCGGGCGGATCGGCCGTGCCCGCGGGTGCCCCGGTACCCGCGCCCGGCTACGGCGCCGCGCCGGTCGCGCACCCGCAGCCTTCCCCGCAGCCGCCCCACCCCGGCCGGCCGGAGACCGCCGCGCAGCCCGGCCCGCGCATCGCGCCCCAGGCCGCCGGCACGGGAAGAGCGGCCCGCGGGCGCATCGTCATCGCGGCGGCGGTCGCCGTCGTACTCGTCGGGGGCGGCGTCACGTACGCCGTCGTGGGCAAGCACGGAGGCAAGGGCGGCGGGCAGGCCCAGACCACCCGCAGGCCTTCCCTCCCGCAGGACGCCAAGCCGCCGAAGCCGGGGAAGGACGCCGGCAAGCCCGGCAAGTCGCCCGCAGCCACGCCCAAGCCGGCCCCGAGCGGCAAGAGCGGCGGCCCGGCCCCACAGGCGTCGACATCGCCGACGGCCGAACCCGGTCCCGTCTCGACGAGTTGCACCGGCTGGAACCACGAGGACCGCAACGCCGGAACCTACGGCTTCATGGCGGGCAGCTACCACCTCACGACCGGGCCCTACCAGTCGTGCCCCGCCGTGGCCATGGCCAAGTCCGGTACGAAACTCCAGTACCAGTGCTATGTCGTCAATGCGTACGGCAACAAGTGGACCTACGTCCGCGCCGCCGACGCGGCCGCATCCGGATGGATGTCGAACGACAACCTGACCCGCCAGAGCGGCCCGTTGACCCGCTGCTGA